The genomic window TTTTGTCACCCTGTACTTCGATGCGGTCGATCATGCCGGTCATCAGTACGGTCCGGATACACCGCAGGTCAATCAGGCGCTGAGCGATACCGATGCGGCCATCGGACGCTTGGTCGATGGCCTGCGCCAGCGCGGGCTCTACGACAAGATCAACATCATTGTGCTGGCCGATCATGGCATGGCCAGCGTGCCGCCGGATCACAAAATCCTGATCGATAAGCTGATCGACTTAAAAGACGTCGAACTGGTGAACCTGGGAGAAGTCGCTGGCTTCAATCCCAAGCGTAAGCACGACTTCAACGCTGTCGAAGAACAAATGGAACAACCGCAGCAACACATGCACTGCTGGGACAAGACGCGTATTCCAAAACGCCTGAACTACGGCTCCAATGCACGCGTGCCGCAATTGGTCTGCCTCGCAGACACGGGCTGGCGCATCACCACCACGGATTACCTCGCCAAGCACAAGGGCCCGATGAGCCTGGGTGAACACGGTTACGACAATGCCGACCCGCTGATGCAGGCTTTGTTTATCGCGCATGGCCCAGCCTTCCAAAGCGGCATTCGCTACCACAGCTTCCCGAATGTGGATGTCTATCCGCTGATGGCTCACCTGCTGAACATTGTGCCGGCATTCAATGACGGGCACTTTGAAGATGTGCAGGGCATGTTGAAGCCGGAACCGGCGACGACTACGCAGTAAACACTGCAGCACGTAGGTAGGGTTACCCCGGATTTGATCTGGGGTAATTCAACGTCGTGAATCAATGCTTCACGGAAGGCTCAATGGGCTGCATGACCGTGTCGATCATATGAATGACGCCATTGCTTGACGCAATATCCATCCCAATCAGGTTGGAGCCATCGATCCTAATCTTGTCTCCTTCCTTGGTGATGATGGCTGATTGGCCTTGCAACATTTTGGGGCGCGACATGGTGCCCACGTCAGCGGAAGATGCAAGGCCAAGAAAGATGTGATACTTGAGCACGGAAAGCAATTCGTCCCTATTTTCCGGCTTTAGCCAATCATCAACCGTGCCCTTAGGCAACTTGGCGAATGCGGTGTCGTTCGGAGCAAATAATGTGTAGGGACCTGAGGCACTCAGCATCACCGTAAGCCCTGCTACATCCAGCGCGTTTCGTAATACGCCGAATGATCCGAGCGAATCAACTGAGTCGACAAGGTTGCAATTCGAAGTATGGTCGTTGACATAAGTACGCATAACGTCTCCTGCGAAAATGGTCCGCCTGCGGCCCCGATGCCTTAAGTCAGCAGACGAAACCGCAGCTCCGACGTAAACATCGGAGAAATACTCAGTTGACGTTAGGGAATAGGACCGCGTGGCTGAGACGCCTGCCAAGGAAAAGGGTTTATTTTCCCAGCGCTAGAGCAGCATGCGCCTACAGTTGTTAGTTAAGGGTAATGCGTCAAGCAGGCGATCCGTAGCAAAGTGATTCGTTGAGCATCCTTAAGGATCGGGTGCCTCTCATTTCTACCGATCGCCATGATTCCCGGCGCAATCGCAACAGGGTCGAGGCTTGGCCCAACGCATTCAAACTTGGGTACACGTCTTGGTTCCCATAAAGGACTATGCTGGGGTCACGACTATCCCAAGGGTGGAGATCATGACAAGCATTTCTGGCAAGACGAAGAACGGATTTACGTACGAAGGTGACTACGAACAGGCAAGTTCAGATCGAGTCACCTGGACCGCCACCTACAGACAAAGCGGCCATTTCTACGGGATGCGGCATGGCCGAATCAACGAGCTTGCGGGTGCGTCCGTGGCAGAGGTCGATGATGCTGTCAAAGATGACATCGAATCGACGTGGACTCGGCCCTCCTAGATGTAAATGACGCCTCTTGCTTTACATCGAAAACCAGCGATATCCCAAAGATGATACGAATGGCTCGTTGATTGATTAGTCGCCTATACGTGACCGACGCACCCACCAAGGTGACCCATCTAGATAAGAACACCAAGGGACTTGAGCATTGCGTGGCTTGCCGCCAAAGTAACGGCATGAGCATCGAACTACGCCACCTGCGCTACTTCGTTACCGTCGCAGACACCCTGCACTTCGGCAAAGCCGCAGAGCGGCTCGGCATGTCCCAGCCACCGCTAAGCCAACAGATCCGCCAGTTGGAAGAGACCGTAGGCGCACGCTTGCTCACGCGTACTAACCGCCGTGTGGCACTGACCGAACCCGGTCGCCTGTTCCTGCAGGAGGCGCGTGACATCCTGACCAAGGTGGAGCACGCCGCCGAGCTGGCCCAGCGCGCACAACGCGGCGAACTGGGAGAATTGCGCATCGGCTTCACC from Dyella caseinilytica includes these protein-coding regions:
- a CDS encoding ectonucleotide pyrophosphatase/phosphodiesterase; the protein is MKHLPRLLLCSLVALSTGCVFHRHANEPTPPPPETKAQQAKAVATTPLLLISIDAFRADYIDRGVTPNLQAMAASGVHADSMQPSFPSLTFPNHYAIVTGLVPDHNGIVNNSMVDPELGKFSLSDRKAVSNGLWWDEGTPLWESADAAGLRTATMFWPGSEADIQGKHPDFWKPFDGKVTANQRVDQVLAWLDMPADQRPTFVTLYFDAVDHAGHQYGPDTPQVNQALSDTDAAIGRLVDGLRQRGLYDKINIIVLADHGMASVPPDHKILIDKLIDLKDVELVNLGEVAGFNPKRKHDFNAVEEQMEQPQQHMHCWDKTRIPKRLNYGSNARVPQLVCLADTGWRITTTDYLAKHKGPMSLGEHGYDNADPLMQALFIAHGPAFQSGIRYHSFPNVDVYPLMAHLLNIVPAFNDGHFEDVQGMLKPEPATTTQ
- a CDS encoding fasciclin domain-containing protein — its product is MRTYVNDHTSNCNLVDSVDSLGSFGVLRNALDVAGLTVMLSASGPYTLFAPNDTAFAKLPKGTVDDWLKPENRDELLSVLKYHIFLGLASSADVGTMSRPKMLQGQSAIITKEGDKIRIDGSNLIGMDIASSNGVIHMIDTVMQPIEPSVKH